A window of the Spirochaetae bacterium HGW-Spirochaetae-1 genome harbors these coding sequences:
- a CDS encoding flagellar hook-associated protein FlgK, translating to MNSTFMGLEIGKKGLMSHQQALHVTGHNISNAENKEYSRQRVVITSADPLYVPALNRANTPGNIGQGSVVASVERIRDAFIDDRIITEKNTMGYWQTKNDFVYQIEAVYNEPSDQSVRSKLDQLWQSWEELSKYPEERSTREVVKQKAVNLSNEVNLVYRQLYDLRLNANRQVAHRVDQINMYARDVRDLNERILKAEALGDNPNDLKDRRDALIEKLSTIVNVSVGRNDKDEVFVYISGENLVQGEIFHPLEAKMDMENNGMFKVVWQESGRDVTIKNGEIYGLIEVRDKILRENINDMNSFAINLVDMTNEVHRDGFGRRGETNADFFKHMLVSDNTEGNFDLNNDGVDDVSAIFKVAGSNKLDASAAIGITGTLTFVTNDELESTAQIDYNSKDTVNSIIKKINDAKVGVVAYLDHNSQLAMKATVAKDVDKKNFMIRHLEDSGQFLVGFSGILKQSGPQGSFDYRRLNDIAKFLPSREHITIAPKFNPASYMQIADSIVNDVDKIAAAQGRDVGGTGDVNTGNGIGDGTNALRLAHLRHKNGMVDNNTTFNDFYVALVSQIGTQGEEAKDRVKNQETLLKNLTNLRESVSGINLDEEMANMVAFQHGYNAAARVINTMDQMLDTIINRMGA from the coding sequence ATGAATTCAACATTCATGGGACTCGAAATCGGAAAAAAGGGACTCATGTCCCATCAACAGGCCCTTCATGTAACGGGGCATAATATATCAAATGCCGAAAACAAGGAATATTCACGGCAGAGGGTGGTGATAACCTCGGCGGACCCACTCTATGTTCCTGCCCTGAACCGGGCCAACACGCCGGGAAACATCGGCCAGGGATCCGTTGTAGCATCGGTGGAGAGAATCCGCGATGCCTTTATCGATGACCGGATAATTACCGAGAAAAACACCATGGGTTACTGGCAGACCAAGAACGATTTTGTTTACCAGATCGAGGCTGTCTATAATGAGCCGTCGGATCAATCGGTGCGGAGCAAGCTGGACCAACTCTGGCAGTCATGGGAAGAGCTGTCAAAATATCCCGAGGAGCGTTCAACAAGGGAGGTGGTGAAGCAGAAGGCGGTGAATCTTTCAAACGAGGTAAACCTTGTCTATCGGCAGCTCTATGACCTCCGTCTCAATGCCAATCGCCAGGTTGCTCACCGGGTTGACCAGATAAATATGTACGCCAGAGACGTTCGCGACCTGAACGAGCGCATACTCAAGGCCGAGGCCCTGGGAGACAATCCCAATGACCTGAAGGATCGAAGGGACGCCCTCATCGAAAAACTATCTACAATTGTCAATGTGTCCGTGGGAAGAAACGATAAGGACGAGGTTTTCGTGTATATCAGCGGTGAAAATCTGGTCCAGGGGGAGATTTTTCATCCCCTGGAGGCTAAGATGGACATGGAAAATAACGGCATGTTCAAGGTAGTCTGGCAGGAGAGCGGACGGGATGTCACTATCAAGAACGGTGAGATTTACGGACTCATAGAAGTGCGGGATAAAATACTTCGTGAGAATATCAACGATATGAACTCCTTTGCCATAAACCTCGTGGACATGACCAATGAAGTACACCGCGACGGATTCGGCAGACGCGGTGAAACCAACGCGGACTTTTTCAAGCACATGCTGGTGAGTGATAATACCGAAGGTAACTTTGACCTGAACAATGACGGGGTCGATGATGTATCGGCCATTTTCAAGGTCGCCGGCTCAAACAAGCTCGACGCATCGGCGGCAATAGGCATCACGGGAACCCTCACCTTTGTCACAAACGATGAGCTGGAATCGACTGCCCAGATCGATTACAACAGCAAGGACACGGTCAATTCCATCATTAAAAAAATAAACGACGCCAAGGTGGGAGTAGTAGCCTACCTGGATCATAACAGCCAGCTGGCCATGAAGGCCACCGTGGCGAAGGATGTGGACAAGAAGAACTTCATGATTCGGCACCTGGAGGATTCGGGACAGTTTCTCGTGGGTTTCTCCGGCATACTCAAGCAGAGCGGGCCCCAGGGCTCCTTTGATTACCGCCGGCTGAATGACATCGCAAAATTTCTTCCGTCGCGTGAGCATATCACCATCGCTCCGAAATTCAACCCGGCTTCCTACATGCAGATTGCCGATTCAATCGTTAATGATGTAGATAAAATAGCTGCAGCCCAGGGCAGGGATGTGGGCGGCACGGGCGATGTTAACACGGGCAATGGCATCGGAGATGGAACCAATGCCCTCCGGCTCGCCCATCTCAGGCATAAAAATGGCATGGTTGACAACAATACGACATTTAACGATTTTTATGTCGCACTCGTATCCCAGATAGGAACACAGGGGGAAGAGGCAAAGGATCGTGTAAAAAACCAGGAAACGCTTCTGAAAAATCTTACCAATCTCCGGGAATCCGTATCGGGCATAAACCTCGACGAGGAAATGGCAAACATGGTGGCGTTCCAGCACGGCTACAATGCCGCTGCCAGGGTCATCAATACCATGGATCAGATGCTGGATACGATTATAAACAGGATGGGTGCATAA
- the flgL gene encoding flagellar hook-associated protein 3, with protein sequence MNRITNHMINNTMVYNLQRHQTEMDASQNRLATGKNVQMPRDNPIAATNQMLYNSRLTEVEQYIKNIDEGKSRLDEVDTAVQSTLRIFQRLRVLTVQGAHGIYSNFERKEAAATEINQLLEELVNIANTKGATGRPIFGGHQTGTEDQPNPFVAIYQTLTAGNQGDAMIGVEYRGNTGKMMREIAKGEYMSVNVPGNEIFWATNQILTSNQDVTGYAVSANQSLRIDGTEINISAGDNIDIIIDKINNAGISVRASKGGRNNLIMETTSPHQIWLEDMGSGKVLQDLGMVNTNFPHPPNNLSPTVTVGGMSIFEAVITLRDDLIRGDQELVGGRDLGLIDMALDNVLRHVAAVGAKQSRSEELVRRSEYEKGTVLEMIAKSEGVDYAEEIMNFKWLETVHQYALSVGAKSIMPTLMDFLR encoded by the coding sequence ATGAACCGCATAACAAATCATATGATTAATAACACCATGGTGTATAACCTGCAGAGGCACCAGACTGAAATGGATGCCTCGCAGAACCGGCTTGCCACGGGAAAAAACGTGCAGATGCCCCGGGATAATCCAATTGCCGCCACAAACCAGATGCTGTACAACTCCAGGCTTACCGAGGTGGAACAGTACATCAAGAACATAGATGAAGGAAAATCCCGGCTCGATGAAGTCGATACGGCGGTTCAGTCGACACTGAGAATATTCCAGCGGCTCAGGGTCCTCACTGTCCAGGGTGCCCATGGTATCTATTCAAACTTCGAGAGAAAAGAAGCCGCGGCCACGGAAATCAATCAGCTCCTGGAGGAACTGGTCAACATCGCCAACACCAAGGGAGCCACGGGCCGCCCTATTTTCGGCGGGCATCAGACCGGGACTGAAGATCAGCCCAATCCCTTTGTTGCAATCTACCAGACCCTGACTGCAGGGAACCAGGGCGATGCCATGATTGGCGTGGAGTACCGGGGAAATACGGGTAAAATGATGAGGGAAATCGCCAAGGGCGAATATATGTCGGTGAATGTCCCGGGGAATGAAATCTTCTGGGCCACTAACCAGATCCTTACCTCCAACCAGGATGTTACGGGATATGCGGTATCGGCCAATCAGAGCCTCCGTATCGACGGCACGGAAATAAATATTTCGGCCGGTGACAATATTGACATCATCATAGATAAGATAAATAATGCCGGGATCAGTGTCCGTGCCTCCAAGGGCGGAAGAAACAACCTGATCATGGAAACCACTTCGCCCCACCAGATATGGCTCGAGGATATGGGCAGCGGTAAAGTTCTCCAGGACCTGGGAATGGTCAATACCAATTTTCCCCATCCACCCAATAACCTGTCACCTACGGTCACTGTGGGCGGCATGTCGATCTTTGAGGCCGTGATAACCCTCAGGGACGACTTGATCAGGGGCGATCAGGAACTGGTGGGCGGTCGCGATCTGGGCCTCATTGATATGGCCCTGGACAACGTGCTCCGCCATGTGGCTGCCGTGGGGGCCAAGCAGAGCAGGTCCGAGGAACTGGTCCGGAGATCGGAATATGAGAAGGGGACCGTTCTGGAAATGATAGCCAAATCGGAGGGTGTCGATTATGCCGAGGAGATCATGAATTTTAAATGGCTGGAGACGGTGCACCAGTATGCCCTGTCGGTGGGGGCAAAGTCAATCATGCCCACTCTGATGGATTTTCTCAGATAA
- a CDS encoding flagellar assembly protein FliW: MGMIIKTRPYGDMEINEKQIVDFPEGILGFDYIKKFVLIDSDDSGSPFKWLQAFDEPDLAFVVIRPVDFLSVYELVISQNDLEAVGTEKPDGLLVLAIVTIPANPSDMTANLQGPVIINPDKKLGRQAISLSDKYHVRHRILDEMEKTSEAGG; encoded by the coding sequence TTGGGAATGATAATAAAAACAAGACCCTATGGGGACATGGAAATCAACGAGAAACAGATCGTTGATTTTCCCGAAGGGATTCTGGGATTTGATTACATCAAAAAATTTGTATTGATTGACTCAGATGATTCAGGATCTCCATTTAAATGGCTTCAGGCCTTCGATGAACCTGATCTGGCCTTTGTCGTGATCAGGCCAGTGGATTTTCTCAGTGTGTATGAACTGGTCATTTCGCAGAATGACCTGGAAGCCGTGGGAACTGAAAAACCCGACGGGCTCCTGGTTCTTGCCATTGTGACAATACCCGCCAACCCATCGGATATGACGGCAAACCTTCAGGGGCCCGTTATAATAAATCCCGATAAAAAGCTCGGCAGGCAGGCTATTTCCCTCAGTGATAAATATCATGTCCGTCACAGAATTCTGGATGAGATGGAAAAAACATCCGAGGCTGGGGGGTGA
- the csrA gene encoding carbon storage regulator has protein sequence MLVLARRLNESIMIGDEIEVVIIDIKGDQVKLGIKAPKKVTVHRKEIYDEIKGQNIEAVKSQFDPAKLRDLSDLFPKDKNKK, from the coding sequence ATGTTAGTACTGGCGAGAAGACTGAATGAAAGCATCATGATTGGCGATGAAATCGAAGTCGTCATCATTGATATAAAGGGCGACCAGGTAAAGCTCGGTATCAAGGCGCCTAAAAAAGTGACTGTCCACAGGAAAGAGATTTACGATGAAATCAAGGGACAGAATATAGAGGCCGTCAAATCGCAGTTCGACCCTGCCAAACTGCGGGATCTTTCAGATCTGTTTCCGAAGGATAAGAATAAAAAATAA
- a CDS encoding diguanylate cyclase response regulator translates to MKNVLHIDNSTVFITIFEKAFSEKGIFYTPVFTMAHAFKIFEEKEIDLIITSYELDDGNGFQFIDKLHDSKYAHIPVVMLSSNDSLEFRTEVYSHGISYFMPKGISYNQILNYIDKLKQDDGIKQKLMNMKIAVLDDSVVSLNYIERIFQDHGILTADYFTDPGEFLKVATAYSVYLIDIILPGISGDQIIFEVRKQNRNCVIIAISTIDNYRAISNILTAGADDFLMKPLDANMLMAKIMSHVRTFLLMSEIENKNKLLGEMAITDGLTGLYNHNYSYRRLEEEIHKRRRYKRRCSIAMMDVDWFKSVNDNFGHQTGDHVLKTIAAVMKGELRDVDILGRYGGEEFILIFPETGLDGAYIICERVRKRIEMLVFDTEDLKVTISGGVVENDEEDALQLVEKADRCLYQAKDQGRNIIVR, encoded by the coding sequence ATGAAAAATGTGCTCCACATCGACAATAGTACTGTTTTTATAACTATTTTTGAAAAGGCTTTCTCGGAAAAGGGAATATTTTATACGCCTGTCTTTACCATGGCACATGCGTTCAAAATATTCGAGGAAAAAGAGATCGACCTGATAATTACATCGTATGAACTCGATGACGGGAACGGTTTTCAATTCATTGATAAACTTCATGACAGTAAATATGCCCATATACCCGTTGTCATGCTTTCATCCAATGATTCACTGGAATTCAGAACGGAAGTATATTCCCATGGCATATCCTATTTTATGCCCAAGGGCATATCCTATAATCAGATACTTAATTACATCGACAAACTCAAGCAGGATGACGGCATCAAGCAGAAGCTTATGAATATGAAAATCGCTGTCCTGGACGACAGTGTCGTATCACTGAATTATATTGAACGGATTTTTCAGGATCATGGCATTTTAACGGCGGATTATTTCACCGATCCAGGTGAGTTCTTAAAAGTTGCAACGGCATATTCGGTATATTTAATCGATATCATTCTGCCGGGGATTTCCGGTGATCAGATAATTTTTGAAGTGCGAAAACAGAACAGGAATTGTGTGATAATCGCCATATCCACAATAGATAATTATCGTGCAATATCGAATATACTCACTGCCGGGGCCGATGACTTCCTGATGAAACCCCTGGATGCCAACATGCTGATGGCCAAAATCATGTCCCATGTGAGAACATTTCTTCTTATGAGCGAAATCGAGAACAAGAATAAGCTCCTGGGGGAGATGGCCATTACCGATGGGCTTACGGGGCTCTATAATCATAATTATTCTTACCGGCGTCTCGAGGAAGAGATACATAAAAGGCGCAGGTATAAAAGGAGATGCTCCATAGCCATGATGGATGTGGACTGGTTCAAGTCTGTAAATGATAATTTCGGCCATCAGACAGGCGACCATGTTCTGAAAACCATAGCTGCCGTAATGAAAGGTGAACTCAGGGATGTGGATATCCTGGGCAGATATGGCGGAGAGGAGTTTATACTCATCTTTCCCGAAACCGGGCTTGATGGGGCATATATAATCTGCGAACGTGTGAGAAAAAGAATAGAGATGCTTGTATTTGATACGGAGGATCTGAAGGTTACCATCAGCGGCGGTGTGGTGGAAAACGATGAAGAGGATGCGCTGCAGCTCGTTGAAAAGGCTGACCGCTGTCTTTACCAGGCTAAAGATCAGGGGCGGAATATCATCGTTCGATGA
- a CDS encoding fructose-bisphosphate aldolase (catalyzes the reversible formation of fructose 1,6-bisphosphate from glycerone phosphate and D-glyceraldehyde 3-phosphate), which produces MIGKKIRLERILNRNTHKTIIVPMDHGVTVGPIHGIIDIPQTIDRVSSGGANAIVMHKGLVESGHRSSGKDIGLIVHLSASTSLAVDSNAKTIVCSVEEAVRLGADAVSIHVNLGANTESDMLYAMGKISRSCRDWGMPLFAMMYTRGPKIQNEYDVKVVKHAARVGAELGADIVKVSYTGSAETFHEVVEGCPVPVVIAGGEKMETDDEIREMVQGAISAGGAGVSIGRNIFQHDNPEDIVRQIASIVHGIKL; this is translated from the coding sequence ATGATAGGAAAAAAAATTCGTCTTGAAAGAATTCTCAACAGGAATACTCATAAGACTATTATTGTGCCTATGGACCACGGTGTAACCGTAGGACCGATTCACGGAATAATCGATATACCTCAGACAATCGACCGTGTTTCATCGGGAGGGGCCAATGCCATCGTCATGCACAAGGGACTCGTTGAAAGCGGGCACAGGAGCTCAGGGAAGGATATCGGTCTCATCGTCCATCTCTCGGCCAGCACATCCCTGGCCGTTGATTCAAATGCCAAGACCATTGTCTGCAGTGTTGAAGAGGCTGTCCGCCTGGGAGCTGACGCCGTATCAATCCACGTGAACCTGGGAGCCAATACGGAATCGGATATGCTCTATGCCATGGGCAAAATATCCCGCTCATGCCGTGACTGGGGAATGCCCCTTTTTGCCATGATGTATACCAGGGGACCCAAAATACAGAATGAATATGATGTCAAAGTCGTCAAGCACGCTGCGCGAGTGGGTGCCGAACTGGGCGCCGATATAGTGAAAGTCAGCTACACCGGTTCGGCCGAAACTTTTCATGAAGTGGTTGAAGGCTGTCCCGTCCCGGTTGTCATTGCCGGCGGCGAGAAAATGGAAACCGATGATGAAATACGTGAGATGGTTCAGGGAGCAATCAGCGCAGGGGGAGCCGGAGTTTCAATAGGCAGAAATATTTTTCAGCACGATAACCCTGAAGATATAGTGAGGCAGATAGCATCCATCGTGCATGGTATTAAATTATGA
- a CDS encoding 3-dehydroquinate synthase II, whose protein sequence is MKQCWLHLSEWKKDLVTESIENGVDAILTTAELAPRVRELGRITVVAPGVGDLKIPEDVEIIAIGNKSDENRVAQALKSRIVVVRTTDWEIIPIENLIPQGGDSLFAFVRNMDDVKLSTGIMEKGVAGIVLETMDAADIGSVVRYVRDLGSENFDLVELTVTGVKTIGIGDRVCVDTCSNLNTGEGLLVGNSSRGLFLVHAENVENPYVAPRPFRVNAGAVHSYVRVPGDRTRYLGELKTGDPVQIIGSSGKTNTVYVGRSKIEKRPMLVVYAADENGEEHSVVLQNAETIRLTSPGGEPLSVVELKPGDKVLGFIEGCARHFGMAVDETISEQ, encoded by the coding sequence ATGAAGCAATGCTGGTTGCATCTGTCTGAATGGAAAAAGGACCTGGTAACCGAATCCATCGAGAACGGTGTTGACGCCATACTTACCACGGCGGAACTGGCACCCCGCGTGCGGGAACTGGGAAGGATAACGGTCGTCGCTCCCGGTGTCGGAGACCTGAAAATTCCCGAGGATGTAGAAATAATCGCCATAGGAAATAAAAGCGACGAGAACCGTGTTGCCCAGGCTCTGAAGAGCAGGATAGTAGTTGTTCGGACAACGGATTGGGAAATTATTCCCATAGAAAATCTTATCCCCCAGGGAGGAGACAGTCTTTTTGCCTTTGTCCGAAATATGGACGACGTCAAACTCTCCACGGGAATAATGGAAAAGGGAGTTGCCGGAATCGTGCTGGAAACAATGGACGCGGCAGACATCGGCAGCGTCGTACGATATGTGAGGGACCTCGGGTCGGAAAACTTTGATCTTGTTGAATTGACCGTAACAGGTGTTAAAACCATAGGAATCGGTGACCGTGTATGTGTTGATACCTGCAGCAATCTGAATACCGGCGAGGGCCTTCTTGTGGGGAATTCCAGCAGGGGCCTTTTTCTTGTTCATGCCGAAAATGTGGAAAATCCCTATGTTGCGCCGCGGCCTTTCAGGGTCAATGCCGGCGCCGTTCATTCCTATGTGAGGGTTCCCGGTGACCGGACACGGTACCTGGGCGAGCTGAAAACCGGCGATCCCGTGCAGATTATTGGAAGTTCTGGTAAAACAAACACGGTATATGTGGGAAGGTCCAAGATCGAAAAAAGACCCATGCTGGTAGTATACGCTGCGGATGAGAACGGGGAGGAGCACTCCGTCGTTCTTCAGAACGCCGAAACCATCCGTCTCACATCTCCCGGGGGTGAACCGCTCAGCGTGGTTGAGCTGAAGCCCGGTGATAAAGTGCTTGGCTTTATCGAGGGATGTGCCCGGCATTTCGGTATGGCCGTGGATGAGACAATAAGTGAACAATGA
- the nifJ gene encoding pyruvate:ferredoxin (flavodoxin) oxidoreductase, producing MAEKKVMKSMDGNMAAAHAAYAFTEIAAIYPITPSSPMAEHVDEWAAYGRKNIFGETVKVVEMQSEAGAAGAMHGSLQTGAMTTTFTASQGLLLMIPNMYKISGELLPGVFHVTARSLSAQALSIFGDQADVYACRQTGFAMLASGGVQEVMDLGSIAHLAALKSRVPFMHFFDGFRTSHEIQKIELIDYADLEKLVDQEALAAFRKRALNPDNPVTRGTAQNPDIYFQEREAANPYYNAVPDIVAQYMTEISKITGREYHPFNYYGSPDADRVIIAMGSVTETITETVDYLVSKGEKVGLISVHLYRPFSADYFMKAFPETAKRIAVLDRTKEPGANGEPLYLDVRDIFYNKKNAPLIVGGRYGLSSKDTTPAQIIAVFENLKLPEPKNNFTIGIVDDVTFTSLPTPEAVSVVPAGTFEAKFYGLGSDGTVGANKNSIKIIGDNTDMFAQAYFAYDSKKSGGITISHLRFGKKPIKSTYLITTPDFVACHVPAYLYQYDMLRGLKKGGTFLLNSIWDVEETKSRLPETVKRYLAEKEIKLYIINATKIAEEIGLGTRTNTIMQAAFFRLSGVIPYEEAVKNMKDAIKKTYGKKGDQIVNMNNAAIDRGGEGVLEIPVPAEWKNIPAKDERVRQDVPDFIRDVADPMNRQEGDLLPVSVFSDFPDGTFPPGTSAYEKRGIAVHVPEWIPDNCIQCNQCAYVCPHAVIRPFLLDQKEVAGVPKGTMLLDAKGKGLEGHKFKIQISPLDCTGCGNCAEVCPAKEKALVMKSLDSQMVENERWNYFAKNVSYKDTLMAKNTVKGSQFCQPLFEYSGACAGCGETPYIKLITQLYGDRMMVANATGCSSIYGASAPSTPYCINSEGRGPSWASSLFEDCAEYGYGMALAAEKMRDRIERLAVQCIEENVSAELKTALKEWVENKNDGEGSKETSKKLLPLLEKEKNQTAVELFKLKQYFVKRSVWAIGGDGWAYDIGYGGLDHVLASGDDINLLVLDTEVYSNTGGQSSKATPTAAIAKFAAAGKQVRKKDLGVMAMSYGYVYVAQVAMGSNQAHYLKVLQEAEAYPGPSLIIAYSPCINHGLRAGMGKSQMESKLAVECGYWHLWRYNPLLEKEGKNPFILDSKEPQWDKFQSFLMGEVRYTSLKKEFPDAAEELFKTAQNNALLRYNTYKRFVEMKY from the coding sequence ATGGCGGAAAAAAAGGTTATGAAATCAATGGATGGAAATATGGCAGCGGCCCATGCGGCATATGCTTTTACGGAAATTGCCGCGATATATCCTATTACACCATCTTCGCCAATGGCCGAACATGTTGACGAATGGGCAGCGTACGGCAGGAAGAACATATTCGGAGAGACCGTAAAAGTCGTGGAAATGCAATCCGAAGCGGGAGCGGCCGGTGCCATGCATGGATCCCTCCAGACGGGAGCCATGACTACAACTTTTACTGCATCGCAGGGATTGCTGCTCATGATCCCCAACATGTATAAAATTTCAGGCGAACTGCTGCCGGGCGTGTTTCATGTGACTGCCCGATCCCTTTCAGCCCAGGCCCTCTCGATTTTTGGTGATCAGGCCGATGTGTATGCATGCCGGCAGACCGGTTTTGCCATGCTTGCCAGCGGTGGAGTTCAGGAGGTCATGGATTTGGGCAGCATCGCACACCTGGCGGCACTGAAGTCCCGGGTACCCTTCATGCATTTTTTCGATGGATTCCGTACGTCCCACGAAATACAAAAGATTGAACTGATAGATTATGCTGACCTGGAAAAACTTGTCGATCAGGAAGCCCTGGCTGCCTTCAGGAAAAGGGCCCTCAACCCAGATAATCCCGTGACCCGGGGTACCGCGCAGAATCCCGATATTTATTTCCAGGAGAGGGAAGCGGCTAACCCCTATTACAATGCAGTTCCCGATATCGTGGCGCAGTACATGACGGAGATCAGCAAAATTACCGGCCGGGAATATCATCCTTTTAATTATTACGGATCACCCGATGCCGATCGCGTCATAATTGCCATGGGTTCCGTTACTGAAACCATCACGGAAACTGTTGATTACCTGGTAAGCAAGGGAGAAAAGGTGGGCCTGATATCGGTGCACCTGTACCGTCCCTTTTCGGCGGACTACTTTATGAAAGCGTTTCCCGAGACGGCAAAGAGGATTGCTGTTCTTGACAGAACAAAGGAACCCGGTGCAAACGGTGAACCACTCTATCTTGATGTGCGTGATATATTCTATAACAAAAAAAATGCTCCCCTCATCGTGGGAGGGCGATATGGACTCAGCTCCAAGGACACGACCCCGGCCCAGATCATAGCCGTTTTTGAAAATCTGAAGCTGCCTGAACCGAAAAACAATTTCACCATCGGCATTGTCGATGATGTTACTTTCACATCGCTCCCTACGCCCGAGGCTGTCAGTGTCGTTCCTGCCGGAACCTTCGAAGCCAAGTTTTACGGACTCGGTTCTGATGGAACGGTGGGGGCCAACAAGAACTCCATCAAGATCATCGGTGATAATACTGATATGTTCGCCCAGGCATATTTTGCCTACGATTCAAAAAAATCAGGGGGTATCACCATTTCACACCTTCGCTTCGGGAAAAAGCCTATTAAATCCACATACCTGATTACGACACCGGATTTCGTGGCCTGCCATGTTCCGGCATACCTGTATCAGTATGACATGCTTCGTGGATTAAAAAAAGGGGGCACCTTCCTGCTCAACAGTATATGGGATGTGGAGGAGACAAAGAGCAGGCTTCCTGAAACAGTGAAAAGATACCTGGCAGAAAAAGAGATTAAATTATATATAATCAACGCGACAAAGATCGCCGAGGAGATCGGTCTCGGGACAAGAACGAACACCATAATGCAGGCCGCCTTTTTCAGGCTTTCCGGCGTCATTCCCTATGAAGAGGCCGTGAAAAACATGAAGGATGCCATTAAAAAGACCTATGGCAAAAAAGGCGACCAGATTGTTAATATGAATAATGCCGCCATTGACCGGGGAGGCGAGGGCGTTCTGGAGATTCCCGTTCCCGCGGAATGGAAAAACATTCCCGCAAAAGACGAACGGGTCAGACAGGATGTGCCTGACTTTATAAGGGATGTGGCTGATCCCATGAACCGGCAGGAGGGCGACCTTCTTCCCGTAAGCGTATTCAGTGATTTCCCCGATGGAACATTTCCTCCGGGCACGTCCGCTTATGAAAAACGCGGAATTGCCGTGCATGTTCCGGAATGGATTCCCGACAACTGCATTCAGTGCAACCAGTGTGCCTATGTATGCCCCCATGCCGTAATACGTCCTTTTCTGCTTGACCAGAAAGAGGTAGCGGGTGTCCCCAAGGGAACGATGCTTCTCGATGCCAAGGGCAAGGGGCTCGAAGGCCACAAATTCAAGATACAGATCAGTCCCCTGGACTGCACGGGTTGCGGCAATTGCGCAGAGGTGTGTCCCGCCAAGGAAAAGGCCCTGGTTATGAAATCTCTGGATTCGCAGATGGTCGAAAATGAGCGCTGGAATTACTTCGCTAAAAATGTGTCTTACAAGGACACACTCATGGCAAAGAATACCGTCAAGGGGAGCCAGTTCTGCCAGCCCCTCTTTGAATATTCGGGAGCATGTGCCGGCTGCGGCGAGACTCCCTATATCAAGCTCATCACCCAACTCTATGGAGACAGGATGATGGTGGCAAACGCCACGGGATGCTCATCAATATATGGAGCCTCGGCTCCATCAACGCCATACTGCATCAACAGTGAGGGCAGGGGTCCGTCATGGGCCAGTTCACTTTTTGAAGACTGCGCAGAATATGGATACGGTATGGCTCTGGCGGCGGAAAAAATGCGCGATCGTATTGAACGTCTGGCAGTTCAGTGTATTGAGGAAAATGTCTCAGCCGAACTGAAGACGGCGCTGAAGGAGTGGGTTGAAAATAAAAATGACGGTGAAGGTTCGAAGGAAACCTCGAAAAAACTGCTCCCGCTTCTTGAGAAGGAAAAGAACCAAACGGCTGTGGAACTTTTTAAGTTAAAACAATATTTTGTCAAGCGGTCGGTATGGGCTATCGGCGGAGACGGTTGGGCCTATGACATAGGATACGGCGGACTCGATCATGTTCTGGCTTCCGGAGACGATATAAATTTACTCGTTCTTGATACGGAGGTATACTCCAATACGGGAGGTCAGTCATCGAAGGCCACACCGACTGCAGCCATAGCAAAATTTGCCGCAGCAGGCAAGCAGGTTCGCAAAAAGGATCTGGGAGTCATGGCCATGTCATACGGCTATGTTTACGTGGCCCAGGTGGCAATGGGATCGAATCAGGCACATTATCTGAAGGTGCTCCAGGAGGCCGAGGCTTATCCCGGACCGTCGCTGATTATTGCCTATTCCCCCTGTATCAACCATGGACTGCGGGCAGGAATGGGTAAATCCCAGATGGAATCAAAGCTTGCCGTGGAATGCGGATACTGGCACCTCTGGCGCTACAATCCTCTTCTTGAAAAGGAAGGGAAGAATCCCTTTATCCTCGACTCGAAAGAACCGCAGTGGGATAAATTCCAGTCATTTCTCATGGGAGAGGTCCGTTACACATCTCTTAAAAAAGAATTTCCCGATGCTGCTGAGGAACTCTTCAAGACAGCCCAGAATAATGCCCTGTTGAGATACAATACGTACAAACGTTTTGTTGAAATGAAATACTGA